Proteins from one Pontibacter korlensis genomic window:
- a CDS encoding GntR family transcriptional regulator: MELLDRIDATSSIPKYLQVVNAVISDIEDGVLKRGQRVPSINETSEMYYLSRDTIEKAYRELRKRGVINSVKGKGCYISDTFKVDKMKVLLLFNKLSVYKKAVYYAMLQALGDEAVVDLHIHHFNGKICENLIEESLGKYNYYVIMPHFSEHSDKALEAIKKIPEEKLVLLDKDMKGYNGECAAIYQDFERDIRNALQSGKDLLCKYSNLTLVYPKEVIYPVEIVKGFQTFCKLNAFEHNIIREVHEEQISEKTAYVVLEESDLTELIKRSRAQGLVLGQDFGIVSYNDTPLKEVLADGITVISTEHEKMGETAAYMMKHKMREKIRNPFVLIRRNSL, from the coding sequence ATGGAACTATTAGACCGAATTGATGCTACATCCTCCATTCCCAAGTACCTGCAAGTGGTCAATGCTGTTATTTCTGATATAGAAGACGGTGTTTTGAAACGAGGCCAGCGGGTTCCTTCCATCAATGAAACAAGCGAGATGTACTATCTTTCGCGCGATACGATAGAGAAGGCTTATAGGGAACTGCGCAAAAGGGGCGTGATCAATTCGGTGAAAGGCAAGGGCTGCTACATCTCCGACACCTTCAAGGTGGATAAGATGAAAGTGCTGTTGCTTTTTAATAAACTAAGTGTTTACAAAAAGGCGGTCTATTATGCCATGCTACAGGCACTCGGGGATGAGGCTGTCGTTGATTTACACATACATCATTTTAACGGTAAAATTTGTGAAAACCTTATAGAGGAGAGCCTAGGGAAATACAACTACTACGTAATTATGCCTCACTTCAGTGAGCATTCAGACAAAGCCTTGGAGGCCATCAAGAAAATACCGGAAGAGAAACTTGTCTTGCTGGATAAGGACATGAAGGGGTACAACGGAGAGTGCGCGGCGATTTACCAGGATTTTGAGCGGGATATCCGAAATGCCCTACAGTCTGGCAAGGACCTGCTTTGCAAGTACAGCAACTTAACCCTGGTCTACCCTAAGGAAGTGATTTACCCGGTAGAGATCGTGAAGGGGTTCCAGACTTTCTGCAAGCTGAATGCTTTTGAGCACAACATCATCCGCGAGGTACACGAGGAGCAAATTTCAGAGAAAACAGCCTATGTCGTACTGGAAGAGTCGGATCTGACTGAGTTGATCAAGCGTAGCCGGGCTCAGGGGCTTGTGCTGGGGCAAGACTTTGGGATCGTCTCATATAACGATACCCCTTTGAAAGAAGTCCTGGCAGATGGGATAACCGTCATCTCCACAGAGCATGAGAAAATGGGAGAGACCGCTGCCTACATGATGAAGCACAAAATGCGCGAAAAGATCCGTAACCCATTCGTACTTATCCGTCGGAACTCCTTGTAG
- a CDS encoding DUF4450 domain-containing protein: MVNCKQLCTIFILLASCQSQYTSTKGTPSFAAETLAPEAAVTKDKLSMERPLRYKPQGGDFVIENGARRFNRALYGTNSGFRVEAGDLPEFLMYMPRKGGNLKLGIATEKGSKWLIEADYIKAIYRPGTMLYEIKDPLLDQGQLHIQVMAMADAEGMLVSLEKTPGTPDFELIWAYGGASGHRPSRDGDIGADPEEGFYLHPEHCQGNTITLRDNTFRLDYKEKNKAAQIYGVVSPGSSLKTGDAQKQDAPNSLLASAGAALPLVVGSERLSGSQKVYFGLQNGHSAELKTYQELPQAFAEAEAARKKVASQVKLHTPDPYLNTLGGALSIAADAIWDGKSYVHGAIAWRMPLNGWRGAYVADALGWHERARTHFRGYSEAQVTSPASGPVVPDEERNWARQTEELGISLYTNGYISRNPGSKKVAHHYDMNMVFIDELLRHFLWTGDTAYIKEAWPMLERHLAWEKRNFDTDDDGLYDAYASFWASDAVQYSGGGVTHSSAYHYFSNKTAARLASLIGKDPEPFQEEAAKIKSALEANMWMPGKGWYAEYKDLLGRKGLHTSAALWTVYHTLDSEVPDPFQAYQMLRYVDTQIPHIPIRNTHLPNEDLVTLTTTSWMPYTWSVNNVALAEVAHTALAYWQAGNTEKGNRLLRSALMESMYMGSSPGNLQQLSYYDHYRGELYRDFADGIGISSRALVEGMFGLVPDMLAGELLVRPGLPSDWNFASLETPDISYDFRREDSQETYRITPRLGKKLKLKFRAAALRAEVASVRVNGKEVKWTNYTNAVGKPQISIAPELAETYEVVITWKGEELAKPTYSAVAAQEAEQSIDFGKLELLEWKDPQNIVLSSLRSGSQAKVKVAGQEGHHTFFAKVRQGDLSWWQPIDVEIRKPFQILARHDQADDQVKFVLQNNTSTDFERSVTIRTGDYTKKVDLRVAPYSASAPVTIPAAHLLLGTNRVEVSTREGLIASEDITSWNLPLPEKAKGKTLEAVDLAGHYNDKVTQIFRNRYASPRPSSATLQLPLQGIGNWCYPFVTAEIDDAGLRAKAGAEGKLDLGNGLAFSTTGPGSGNNIIFTSQWDNYPQEVSVPLEGSASHVYFLMAGSTNPMQSRFDNGEVLVQYTDGSEERLVLRNPETWWPIEQDYYLNDYSFRIAKPKPIRVHLKTGEVLQDFAYSDIKGFAYNSYIPGGAATVLDLPLNPEKQLQSLQVRALANDVVIGLMGVTLLRDAQSLTFKTGDSNR, encoded by the coding sequence ATGGTCAACTGTAAACAGCTCTGTACAATTTTTATCTTGCTGGCGTCCTGTCAGTCCCAGTATACTTCTACAAAAGGCACGCCTTCATTTGCGGCCGAAACGCTTGCCCCGGAGGCTGCCGTAACAAAGGATAAACTAAGTATGGAGCGCCCGCTTCGGTACAAACCTCAGGGCGGCGACTTTGTGATCGAGAACGGTGCAAGGCGCTTTAACAGGGCGCTGTACGGCACCAACTCCGGATTTCGGGTAGAGGCCGGCGACCTGCCGGAGTTCCTGATGTACATGCCGCGGAAAGGCGGTAACCTCAAGCTAGGCATCGCGACGGAGAAAGGAAGCAAGTGGCTCATCGAGGCGGATTACATCAAGGCTATTTACCGCCCAGGCACCATGCTTTACGAGATCAAGGACCCGCTGCTGGACCAGGGGCAACTGCACATACAGGTGATGGCCATGGCCGACGCGGAAGGCATGCTGGTATCGCTGGAGAAAACACCGGGGACGCCGGATTTTGAGCTTATCTGGGCCTACGGGGGAGCCAGCGGGCACCGGCCCTCCCGCGATGGCGACATTGGGGCAGATCCCGAGGAAGGCTTTTACCTGCACCCGGAGCATTGCCAGGGCAATACGATCACCCTGCGTGACAATACCTTTCGCTTAGACTATAAGGAGAAAAACAAAGCAGCCCAGATCTACGGCGTTGTTTCTCCAGGCTCATCCTTGAAAACAGGCGATGCGCAAAAGCAGGACGCACCAAATTCCTTGCTGGCCTCGGCTGGCGCAGCGCTTCCCCTGGTGGTAGGAAGCGAGCGCCTCTCAGGAAGCCAGAAAGTATACTTTGGCCTGCAGAACGGCCACAGCGCTGAACTGAAGACCTATCAGGAGCTACCCCAGGCCTTTGCGGAGGCGGAGGCGGCGCGAAAAAAAGTAGCTAGCCAGGTGAAGCTCCACACACCAGACCCTTACCTGAATACCCTCGGGGGCGCCTTAAGCATTGCCGCAGACGCGATCTGGGATGGCAAGAGCTATGTGCATGGGGCCATTGCCTGGCGTATGCCGCTCAACGGCTGGCGCGGCGCTTATGTGGCCGATGCGCTGGGCTGGCACGAGCGGGCGCGCACGCATTTCCGGGGCTACAGCGAGGCGCAGGTTACCTCCCCGGCAAGCGGGCCCGTGGTGCCCGACGAAGAGCGTAACTGGGCCCGGCAGACAGAAGAGCTGGGCATCTCGCTCTACACCAACGGCTATATCTCCCGCAACCCCGGCAGCAAAAAAGTGGCGCACCACTACGACATGAACATGGTGTTCATCGACGAGCTTTTGCGCCACTTCCTGTGGACAGGCGACACGGCCTACATCAAAGAGGCCTGGCCGATGCTGGAGCGCCACCTGGCTTGGGAAAAGCGAAACTTTGATACTGATGATGACGGGCTCTACGACGCCTATGCCAGCTTCTGGGCAAGCGATGCGGTGCAGTACAGCGGGGGCGGCGTCACGCACTCTTCTGCCTACCATTACTTCTCAAACAAAACGGCAGCCAGGCTGGCCAGCCTCATCGGCAAAGACCCGGAGCCCTTCCAGGAGGAAGCGGCAAAAATCAAAAGTGCGCTAGAGGCCAACATGTGGATGCCGGGCAAAGGCTGGTACGCCGAGTACAAGGACTTGCTGGGGCGAAAAGGATTGCATACCTCGGCTGCCCTCTGGACAGTCTACCATACCCTCGATTCGGAGGTGCCTGACCCGTTTCAGGCCTACCAGATGCTGCGCTACGTGGACACGCAAATCCCGCACATTCCTATCCGAAACACGCACCTGCCCAATGAGGACCTGGTTACCCTGACCACCACCAGCTGGATGCCTTATACCTGGTCGGTAAACAACGTGGCCCTGGCCGAGGTGGCGCATACGGCGCTGGCTTACTGGCAGGCTGGCAACACGGAAAAAGGAAACAGGTTGCTGCGCAGCGCGCTGATGGAAAGCATGTACATGGGTTCGAGCCCGGGTAATTTGCAGCAGCTTTCCTACTACGACCACTACCGCGGCGAGCTTTACCGCGATTTTGCCGATGGCATCGGCATCAGTTCCCGCGCTTTGGTGGAGGGGATGTTCGGCCTCGTGCCCGACATGTTGGCTGGCGAGTTGCTCGTGCGCCCGGGCCTGCCTTCGGACTGGAACTTTGCCTCCCTCGAAACACCGGACATCAGCTATGATTTCCGCCGGGAGGATAGCCAGGAAACCTACCGCATCACCCCAAGGCTGGGCAAGAAGCTAAAACTAAAATTCAGGGCAGCAGCCCTGCGTGCAGAAGTGGCCTCCGTGCGGGTTAACGGCAAAGAGGTAAAGTGGACGAACTATACCAATGCCGTTGGCAAACCGCAAATAAGCATCGCGCCCGAGTTGGCCGAAACGTATGAAGTGGTGATCACCTGGAAAGGAGAGGAGCTGGCAAAGCCAACCTATAGCGCCGTAGCGGCCCAAGAGGCGGAGCAAAGCATCGATTTCGGAAAGCTGGAACTGCTCGAATGGAAAGACCCGCAAAACATTGTCCTGAGCTCCTTGAGGAGCGGGAGCCAAGCAAAAGTCAAGGTGGCAGGCCAGGAAGGACACCATACCTTCTTTGCCAAAGTCAGGCAGGGCGACCTGAGCTGGTGGCAGCCCATCGATGTAGAGATCCGAAAACCCTTCCAAATTCTTGCACGCCATGACCAAGCTGATGATCAGGTTAAATTTGTACTTCAGAATAATACTTCTACTGATTTCGAGAGAAGCGTAACCATCAGAACCGGCGACTACACTAAGAAGGTAGACCTGCGGGTGGCGCCTTACAGCGCGTCTGCCCCTGTCACCATTCCGGCAGCGCACCTTTTGTTGGGTACGAATAGAGTCGAGGTAAGCACGAGAGAGGGCTTGATCGCCTCAGAAGACATCACAAGTTGGAACCTGCCGCTTCCGGAAAAAGCCAAGGGAAAGACTTTGGAGGCCGTGGACCTTGCCGGTCACTACAATGATAAGGTAACGCAGATTTTCAGGAACAGGTACGCCTCGCCACGGCCAAGCTCGGCAACGCTGCAGTTGCCTTTGCAGGGCATAGGCAACTGGTGCTATCCCTTCGTGACAGCGGAGATAGACGACGCTGGCCTGCGTGCCAAAGCGGGTGCGGAGGGCAAGCTGGACTTAGGCAATGGCCTTGCTTTCAGCACAACGGGTCCCGGCAGCGGGAATAACATCATCTTTACGAGCCAGTGGGATAACTACCCGCAGGAAGTTTCGGTGCCCCTGGAGGGCAGCGCCAGCCACGTCTATTTTTTAATGGCAGGCTCCACCAACCCGATGCAGTCGCGCTTCGATAATGGAGAAGTGTTGGTGCAGTATACCGATGGTTCTGAGGAGAGGCTGGTGCTGCGCAACCCGGAGACCTGGTGGCCGATTGAGCAGGATTACTACCTGAACGACTACTCCTTCCGCATCGCCAAACCCAAGCCGATCCGGGTCCACCTGAAGACAGGGGAGGTGCTGCAGGACTTTGCCTACTCCGACATCAAAGGCTTTGCCTACAACAGCTACATCCCCGGCGGCGCGGCAACCGTGCTGGACCTGCCGCTCAACCCGGAAAAACAGCTCCAATCGCTGCAGGTGCGGGCGCTGGCTAATGATGTGGTCATCGGGCTGATGGGGGTGACACTGTTGCGGGATGCGCAAAGCCTGACCTTTAAAACAGGGGACAGTAACCGCTAA